Proteins co-encoded in one Rhopalosiphum maidis isolate BTI-1 chromosome 2, ASM367621v3, whole genome shotgun sequence genomic window:
- the LOC113552494 gene encoding uncharacterized protein LOC113552494, whose amino-acid sequence MTSQNGDKLVLQDKTNNVHLDSMSENDMFRFRNLQQWYATSTWNVKREILRNILDICKDPLFLFILQTIFDRTYSRDLTAYDIGDLSFGNNPAKDNTSLELIALKSTMNDDFNWFHGLSKHDQLAVFIRLVSLGGIGIITDICNHINHLIRSYGNLPNLQNMIGKNTEIQNSISIVQDDLLLTDRLSGSEKILSKSNFDKNKSKITDVVYRDYIERTNEWKNKLDLFDQKYRTNCRTTELDSDLVQMLPARHDIPSSEELLSNRCKEINEITTSTNRNTERKPLHLSLTLASVTEYKKARNYIDKKIDRRLKIQETMQLDNKTEINNCKNFKFHANEFNNLYTESADVMYD is encoded by the exons ATGACAAGTCAAAATGGCGACAAGCTGGTGCTGCAAGATAAGACAAATAATGTGCACTTAGATTCTATGAGCGAAAACGATATGTTTCGATTTCGCAACCTACAACAATGGTACGCAACGAGTACATGGAATGTAAAAAGAGAAATCCTTCGAAATATATTGGACATTTGCAAGGAtccgttgtttttatttattttgcaaacAATTTTCGACAGAACGTACTCCAGAGACCTTACAGCGTACGATATTGGCGA TTTGTCCTTTGGTAATAATCCGGCCAAAGACAACACATCCTTAGAATTGATCGCATTAAAATCAACAATGAACGACGACTTTAATTGGTTTCATGGATTGTCAAAACACGACCAACTAGCAGTATTTATCA gaCTTGTGTCATTGGGTGGAATCGGTATTATAACTGATATTTGCAATCACATCAATCATTTGATTAGGTCATATGGTAATTTACCGAATTTACAAAACATGATTGGTAAAAATACTG aaatacaaaattcaatttcCATAGTACAAGACGACTTGTTATTGACAGACAGATTATCAGGTTCCGAAAAAATACtatcaaaatctaattttg ACAAAAATAAGTCCAAGATTACTGATGTGGTATATCGGGATTATATTGAACGCACAAACGAATGGAAAAACAAATTGGATTTATTCGACCAGAAATACCGAACGAATTGTAGAACCACTGAACTCGACAGCGACTTG GTCCAAATGCTACCGGCTAGGCATGATATTCCTTCTAGCGAGGAATTATTAAGCAATCGTTGTAAAGAAATTAACGAAATCACAACGTCAACTAacag GAATACCGAACGTAAACCATTGCATTTAAGTCTTACATTGGCTTCTGTAACAGAGTATAAAAAAGCAAGAAACTACATTGACAAGAAAATTGACAgacgtttaaaaata cAAGAAACAATGCAGCTAGataataaaactgaaataa ATAACtgcaaaaatttcaaatttcatgcaaatgaatttaataatttgtacactGAAAGTGCTGATGTTATGTATGATTGA